Sequence from the Aquimarina sp. Aq107 genome:
ACAGCAATAAAAGCTTTCGGTACATTGAATTGGTATTGGTTGATGATTAAAGGTAGGTCTAATTTTATGAATACAAAATTAAAAATACACCAATCATAATACCGAATAAAGGAACTAGTTTTTTTCTCTTATTTTTTTCTTTAAAGACAATACCACCTATAACAACAGCGATTAATATCTGGCTTCTTTTTATAGCGGATAATAGCATAATTAATGCCTCTGGATCTTGTAATGCTTTAAAATAAAAATAATCTGCAGCTTGTAGCAATATACCAACAGCTACAATAGTCCAGCGAAAAGTGAATTTCTTTCGTTTTTCTGCATTATTAAACCAAGTAAAGGATAAAATCACTAATAAAATTAAAACAGTATAAAAACAAAACCAAAACTGTAAAGTTTGAGGTGTTAGTGTCAAATTCTGAATTAAAAATTTATCATACAAACCACTAGAAGCTCCTAGAAATGTAGCACCGATAATGGCAAAAATCCATTTATTTCGTTTAAAATTAATCCCTTCCTTTTTACCTATTTTAGAGTATAATATCACAGAAAATATAATTAAAAAAAAACCAATCCATTGTAAGAAATTAGGTCGTTCTTGATAAATTAGAATCGCTCCTATAAAAGTAAAAAAAGGTCCGGCAGAACGTATCGGGGTAACAATAGTGATAGGTAAATGTTTTAAAGCTTGATATGCCAGAATCCAGGAAGAAGCCATAATCATGGATTTTATAAAAATAAAACCATGGGTTTGCCAAGGAATGCTGTTAATATAAAAGCCAATCTGTTTTGTGAAATCTGGGTAAAACTGCGAACCAATAAAAAAAGGTAATAATACTAAAAAACCAGATCCAATGGTGCCAAGAAGCACCGGGAAAACCTCATTTCCTTGTACCGCGTGCTTTTTACATAAATTATGTAAACCTAAAAATAGTGCAGCTAATAAACCTAAATACATCCACATGCCGCGAATATAAGTTATTAGTAAATTTTATGAATAATTAGGTTTATATATTTCAAATTCCTTTGATTAATATTTACGATTATTTCCTTTCATTTTTATACTTTTTTCTTATAAAATCGAAAAATACCGTTAAACGAAAATCGTTAAAATAACTGTAGGAATTATACTTCTGTTATTTTTTATATAACATAATTACGAATATTGTGTTTTTTTAAGAATTAAATTGATATTTACTTAATTAATTGAATATATTTGCGCCATCAAACCAATTTATTATTCATGCATAATACTTTTTAACTATTTAACACAAATCAATTAATTAAAACCTTACAATGAAAACTCAACTAAGCTTTACAAAAAGAACGTTATGGCTATTAGTCATAACAATTATGACCACTGTTGCTCTACAAGCACAGCAAGTCATTAATGCTACATTACAAAATGACGGTAGAACCAGACAATATCGTTTGTATATTCCTGCTAGCTATGATTCAAGTCAGCCCGCTCCTTTAATTTTAAATTTCCATGGTTTCACTAATAACATTGATACTCAGTACAATCAAAGTGATTTTAGGCAATTAGCCGAGGATAATCAATTTATTTTTGTTACTCCACAAGGGTTAGGAGGCTTTTTCTCTGGATGGGCCATTAACAATAACTTTGGTGGCAATGAAGATGATTTAGGATTTTCAGATGCCTTGATTGATGTAATTCAGCAAGATTATAATATCAATGAAAAGCGAATTTATGCTACAGGATTCTCTAATGGAGGATTTTTTAGTTATAGACTGGCTTGCGAATTAAGTCCTAGAATTGCTGCTGTAGCGTCGGTGGCAGGTAGTATGACTAGAAGCTGGATTACCAATAATCAATGTCAACCACAACATCCAACCGCAGTATTACAAATTACAGGAACCAATGATAATGTAATATCTATAAACGGTAATGGAACGAATGAACCAATACAGGATGTTATGGAATATTGGTCTGCAGTTAATAATGGAGATAGTACACCAGATGTGATTCAATTAGGAGGAGGGTCTACTCGTTCTATCTGGGATAACGGTGATAATGGAGTAACAGCAGAATTTATAAGAGTCCAAGGAAAAGGACATAGCTGGAATGGTGGAAACGTAAATACATCTCAAGAAATTTGGGATTTCTTTTCTAGATTCGATATTGATGGAGCAATAGATGGTACACCGCCACCTCCGCCTAATGATACCTGTTCTGGTGATGTAACTTCTTTTCCTTTCAATGAAAGTTTTGAAAATAGTTTTGGTGAATGGAGTAATGCTACATCTGGTGATGACATCAATTTCACAAGAAATTCAGGAGGAACTCCTTCGAATCAAACGGGACCAAGCAGTGCTACAGATGGAAGTACATATGTTTATGTAGAAGCTTCAGGTAATGGTACTGGTTTCCCTAACAAAAGAGCAATACTTAATTCTCCTTGCTTGGACTTTACGAATGTAGATTCTCCAAGGCTTAATTTTGAGTATCATATGTTTGGTAGCCAGATCAATAGTTTAACGGTTGAAGCAAGAACAAACAATTCCGGAAATTGGATACCAGTATTTAACAGATCTGGAGATCAAGGGAATATCTGGAATGTAGCGAGTATAGATTTAGCAAGT
This genomic interval carries:
- a CDS encoding T9SS type A sorting domain-containing protein; amino-acid sequence: MKTQLSFTKRTLWLLVITIMTTVALQAQQVINATLQNDGRTRQYRLYIPASYDSSQPAPLILNFHGFTNNIDTQYNQSDFRQLAEDNQFIFVTPQGLGGFFSGWAINNNFGGNEDDLGFSDALIDVIQQDYNINEKRIYATGFSNGGFFSYRLACELSPRIAAVASVAGSMTRSWITNNQCQPQHPTAVLQITGTNDNVISINGNGTNEPIQDVMEYWSAVNNGDSTPDVIQLGGGSTRSIWDNGDNGVTAEFIRVQGKGHSWNGGNVNTSQEIWDFFSRFDIDGAIDGTPPPPPNDTCSGDVTSFPFNESFENSFGEWSNATSGDDINFTRNSGGTPSNQTGPSSATDGSTYVYVEASGNGTGFPNKRAILNSPCLDFTNVDSPRLNFEYHMFGSQINSLTVEARTNNSGNWIPVFNRSGDQGNIWNVASIDLASYAGNPSVQLRFNVLTGTGTSGWQSDIAIDAVSIQNGTGNPNPTCDSIDFNDFTITSFSNQDSAGNFSIQNGGRALSLTNNTWKYISLNYTVTANTVIEFDFSSTSQGEIHAVGFEDNNSLTSSRYFKVHGTQNYGVTNFDNYSSGTTTYVIPVGNFYTGAMDRLVFINDNDAGSGNNSIFSNVKIYEGSCNGLSATEIIANLDDKRPIMGTDKEGIEAIKMSPNPTSDQFSLQLSSQSTEDAIVHIYNTLGQKKYEAILNPGINNFSARNLSLSSGVYIVKIKSKGSEEITQKLIVR
- a CDS encoding EamA family transporter, with the protein product MWMYLGLLAALFLGLHNLCKKHAVQGNEVFPVLLGTIGSGFLVLLPFFIGSQFYPDFTKQIGFYINSIPWQTHGFIFIKSMIMASSWILAYQALKHLPITIVTPIRSAGPFFTFIGAILIYQERPNFLQWIGFFLIIFSVILYSKIGKKEGINFKRNKWIFAIIGATFLGASSGLYDKFLIQNLTLTPQTLQFWFCFYTVLILLVILSFTWFNNAEKRKKFTFRWTIVAVGILLQAADYFYFKALQDPEALIMLLSAIKRSQILIAVVIGGIVFKEKNKRKKLVPLFGIMIGVFLILYS